A section of the Dehalococcoidia bacterium genome encodes:
- a CDS encoding four helix bundle protein — MAERMVMVVGGQKREESAPRLPERPAGRIRTFEDLEIFRRAMALVRPIDELVKRFPAHEHVDLAQQMRRASKSIPTNIAEGFSRRLTARDFKLYLAHALGSANEMVVHLMIASELRYAPASDIDLLIDEYRIIARQTARLAQVWRDPRERETKTSEPGTIRPQTTIANNRLTE; from the coding sequence ATGGCCGAGAGGATGGTGATGGTGGTCGGTGGTCAGAAGCGCGAGGAGTCGGCGCCTCGACTCCCGGAGCGTCCGGCCGGGAGGATTAGAACCTTCGAGGACCTGGAGATCTTTCGCCGCGCTATGGCGCTTGTCCGGCCGATCGACGAACTAGTGAAGAGGTTTCCAGCGCACGAGCACGTCGATCTCGCGCAGCAAATGCGCCGCGCGTCCAAGTCTATCCCGACGAACATTGCGGAAGGCTTCTCGAGACGCCTCACGGCGCGCGATTTCAAGCTGTATCTCGCTCATGCCCTGGGCTCGGCGAACGAGATGGTTGTGCACCTCATGATTGCTTCGGAGCTGAGGTATGCGCCTGCGTCCGACATCGACTTGCTGATTGACGAGTACCGGATCATCGCTCGACAGACGGCCCGCCTGGCACAGGTCTGGCGAGATCCCCGCGAGCGCGAGACAAAGACGAGCGAACCCGGGACCATCCGACCACAGACCACCATCGCCAATAACCGACTGACGGAGTAA
- the metK gene encoding methionine adenosyltransferase, which produces MPLTAMTAPVHFHTSESVTEGHPDKMCDQISDAILDAMLKDDPESRVACETTTTTGIVFVCGEVTTSTYVEIPDVVRSVVRDIGYTSAEFGFDYETCGVIVAIKGQSKDIDMGVSKSLEAKQLAGEEDEAGLLGAGDQGMMVGFACTETPELMPLPIMLSHRLVRRLALARKDGILPWLRPDGKSQVTVQYEHGVPVRVDTVVVSTQHNPGIDQQRIKNEIIEAVIREVIPPYLLDARTHYYVNPTGRFVIGGPMGDAGLTGRKIIVDTYGGSARHGGGAFSGKDPTKVDRSGAYAARYVAKNIVAAGLAERCEIQISYAIGVAHPTSLAIETFGTNRVPDSLILELVREHFDLRPGAIIRDLRLRRPIYRPTAAYGHFGREDIDAPWEVTDKAEALRRAAGLDATAAPAAASRLD; this is translated from the coding sequence ATGCCCCTAACCGCCATGACTGCCCCCGTGCACTTTCACACCTCGGAGTCCGTGACCGAGGGGCATCCGGACAAGATGTGCGACCAGATCTCGGACGCCATCCTGGACGCGATGCTCAAGGATGACCCGGAGTCTCGCGTCGCCTGCGAGACCACAACGACCACCGGGATCGTTTTCGTCTGCGGCGAGGTCACGACCTCGACCTACGTGGAGATACCGGACGTCGTGCGCTCTGTGGTGCGGGACATCGGTTACACGAGCGCCGAATTCGGGTTCGACTACGAGACCTGCGGCGTCATTGTCGCGATCAAGGGGCAGTCGAAGGACATCGACATGGGCGTGTCGAAGTCCCTCGAAGCAAAGCAACTGGCAGGCGAAGAGGACGAGGCCGGCCTCCTGGGCGCCGGCGACCAGGGCATGATGGTCGGCTTCGCCTGCACCGAGACACCTGAGCTCATGCCACTCCCGATCATGCTCTCGCACCGCCTGGTGCGGCGGCTTGCCCTGGCCCGCAAGGACGGCATCTTGCCCTGGCTGCGGCCGGACGGCAAGTCTCAGGTCACGGTGCAGTACGAACACGGTGTGCCCGTCCGGGTCGACACTGTCGTCGTCTCGACGCAGCACAACCCCGGCATAGACCAGCAGCGGATCAAGAACGAGATCATCGAAGCCGTCATCCGGGAGGTAATCCCCCCTTACCTGCTGGACGCCCGCACTCACTACTATGTGAACCCAACCGGCCGCTTCGTGATCGGCGGGCCCATGGGCGATGCCGGCCTCACGGGGCGGAAGATCATCGTCGACACCTATGGTGGCTCGGCGCGGCATGGAGGGGGCGCCTTTTCGGGCAAGGACCCGACGAAGGTCGACCGCTCCGGCGCTTACGCCGCCCGCTACGTGGCCAAGAACATCGTCGCCGCCGGCCTCGCGGAGCGCTGCGAGATCCAGATTTCCTACGCCATCGGCGTCGCGCACCCGACGTCCCTTGCCATAGAGACTTTCGGGACGAACAGGGTCCCGGATAGCCTGATCCTGGAGCTGGTGCGCGAGCACTTCGACCTGCGGCCCGGCGCCATCATCCGCGACCTGCGCCTGCGCCGCCCGATCTACCGGCCGACCGCGGCCTACGGCCACTTCGGCCGGGAGGACATCGACGCGCCGTGGGAGGTGACGGACAAGGCGGAGGCGCTGCGCCGCGCCGCCGGCCTCGACGCCACCGCGGCGCCGGCCGCGGCCTCACGCCTCGACTGA
- the ahcY gene encoding adenosylhomocysteinase yields the protein MTTTQHPQAIEYRIADISLASFGRKEIAIAESEMPALMAIRQEYASRQPLKGARIAGSLHMTIQTAVLIETLKALGADVRWASCNIFSTQDHAAAAIAAGGTPVFAFKGESLEDYWEFTHRIFEFPNGQGPNMILDDGGDATLLIHLGVTAEQDPSVLNNPSSEEERVLFASVRHRLQDHPGWYSRMARGIRGVTEETTTGVHRLYQMQREERLLFPAINVNDSVTKSKFDNIYGVRESLVDGIKRATDVMIAGKIAVVAGYGEVGKGSAQALRGLQAQVWVTEIDPICALQAAMEGYRVVTMDYAADKADIFVTATGNVNVITHEHMRRMKNNAIVCNIGHFDNEIDVASLRKYDWENIKPQVDHVIFPDGKRIILLAEGRLVNLGCATGHPSFVMSSSFANQVLAQIELFTKPENYPLGVHRLPKELDEKVARLQLTKLDAQLTELTEEQAAYLGLRREGPYKPEHYRY from the coding sequence ATCGCCGACATCTCGTTGGCCAGCTTCGGCCGCAAGGAGATCGCGATCGCGGAGTCGGAAATGCCGGCGCTGATGGCGATCCGGCAGGAGTACGCGAGCCGCCAGCCCTTGAAAGGGGCGCGCATTGCCGGCTCCCTGCACATGACCATCCAGACCGCTGTGCTCATCGAAACCCTGAAGGCCCTCGGCGCCGACGTCCGCTGGGCCTCGTGCAACATCTTTTCCACCCAGGACCATGCCGCGGCGGCCATCGCGGCCGGTGGCACCCCGGTCTTCGCCTTCAAGGGCGAGTCCCTCGAAGACTACTGGGAGTTCACTCACCGCATTTTCGAGTTCCCGAACGGCCAGGGGCCGAACATGATCCTGGACGACGGCGGTGATGCCACGCTCCTCATCCACCTTGGCGTGACGGCGGAACAGGACCCCTCCGTCCTCAATAACCCTTCGAGCGAGGAGGAGCGCGTCCTCTTCGCCTCCGTGAGGCACCGCCTGCAGGACCACCCCGGCTGGTACTCACGCATGGCGCGCGGCATCCGCGGCGTAACGGAGGAGACGACGACCGGCGTCCACCGGCTCTACCAGATGCAGCGCGAAGAGCGCCTGCTCTTCCCGGCGATCAACGTGAACGACTCCGTGACGAAGTCGAAGTTCGACAACATCTACGGCGTGCGCGAGTCCCTGGTCGACGGCATCAAACGCGCGACCGACGTGATGATCGCCGGCAAGATCGCGGTCGTAGCCGGCTACGGTGAAGTCGGGAAAGGGTCGGCGCAGGCTCTCCGCGGGCTGCAGGCCCAGGTGTGGGTGACCGAAATCGACCCGATCTGCGCGCTGCAGGCAGCGATGGAGGGCTATCGCGTCGTCACGATGGACTACGCTGCCGACAAGGCCGACATCTTCGTCACGGCGACGGGCAACGTGAACGTGATCACGCACGAACACATGCGGCGGATGAAGAACAACGCCATCGTCTGCAACATCGGCCACTTCGACAACGAGATCGACGTCGCCAGCCTGCGCAAGTACGACTGGGAGAACATCAAGCCGCAGGTCGACCACGTGATCTTCCCGGACGGTAAGCGGATCATCCTGCTCGCCGAAGGCCGCCTCGTGAACCTTGGCTGCGCCACCGGCCACCCCTCCTTCGTCATGAGCTCCTCGTTCGCCAACCAGGTCCTCGCCCAGATCGAGCTTTTCACGAAGCCGGAGAATTACCCCCTCGGCGTCCACCGGCTGCCGAAGGAGCTGGACGAGAAGGTCGCCCGCCTGCAGCTCACGAAGCTGGACGCCCAGCTCACGGAGCTGACGGAGGAGCAGGCCGCCTATCTGGGCTTGCGCCGCGAGGGCCCCTACAAGCCGGAGCACTACCGCTACTGA